Genomic segment of Pseudomonas iranensis:
CAAAAAGAGCAGCCCTGACCGCGCGGTGTCTGCGCACCTGGACACCATCGGCGCCGCTGTGCGTGCGGTGAAAGACAACGGTCGCCTGACCCTCGCCCCGGTCGGTTGCTGGTCGAGCCGCTTTGCCGAGGGCAGCCGGGTCAGCCTGTTTACCGACACCGGGGTGATCCGCGGCAGCGTTCTGCCGCTGATGGCGTCCGGGCATGCGTTCAACACCCAGGTCGATGAAATGCCGATCAGTTGGGATCACGTTGAACTGCGTCTGGACGCTTACTGCGCGACCAAGGCTGATTGCGAATCGCTGGGCATTCACGTCGGCGACGTGGTGGCGTTCGACCCGCTGCCGGAGTTCACCGAGAGCGGCCATATCAGCGCCCGCCACCTAGACGACAAGGCCGGTGTTGCCGCATTGCTCGCTGCTCTGAAGGCGATTGTCGACAGCGGCCAGGAACTGAACATCGATTGCCATCCACTGTTCACCATCACCGAGGAAACCGGCAGCGGTGCAGCGGCGGCATTGCCGTGGGACGTCAGCGAGTTTGTCGGCATCGACATTGCACCGGTCGCCCCCGGCCAGCATTCCAGCGAACACGCGGTGAGCGTGGCGATGCAGGATTCGGGCGGGCCGTATGACTATCACCTGTCGCGGCATCTGTTGCGTCTGGCCGATGAACACGAATTGCCGGTGCGCCGTGACATGTTCCGCTATTACTTCAGCGATGCGCACTCGGCGGTCACCGCCGGCCACGACATCCGCACCGCCCTGCTCGCTTTCGGCTGCGATGCCACCCACGGCTACGAGCGTACGCACATCGACAGTCTGGCGGCGCTCAGCCGTTTGCTCGGCGCGTACATTCTGAGCCCGCCGGTCTTTGCCAGCGACGCGGCGCCGGCCAATGCTTCACTGGATCGCTTCAGCCATCAGATCGAGCATGACACGCAGATGGAAAGCGAAACCCGCGTGCCGCCGGTGGACAGTCTGGTGGGGCAGCGTTCTGACAGTTGAGCCTTCGGTGAACAGATAACCGCTTTCGCGAGCAGGCTCGCTCCCACAGGGATCGCATTTCAAAGGTGGGAGCGAGCCTGCTCGCGAATGGGCCGGCACGGCCAATACAAAAACTGGCAGGCAAAACCCAATCCCCGTAGCATCCCGACATTGATTTGACCGAGGTGCCCATGCTCATTCCCCACGACGCGCTTGAAGTCGACACCCTCACCCGCCTGATCGAGGATTTCGTCACCCGCGACGGTACCGACAACGGCGATGACACTCCGCTGGAAACCCGCGTCCTGCGCGTGCGTCAGGCACTGACCAAAGGCCAGGCACTGATCGTGTTCGACCCGGAAAGCGAACAGTGCCAGCTGATGCTCAAGCACGATGTACCCAAGCATCTGTTCGACTGAACCGTCAGCCAGCCTTTGCGGCGGCCTCCTTGCGCTTGATCCGGTCATAGACCTCGGCGCGGTGTACATGGACCTTTTTCGGCGCCTCGACGCCGAAGCGCACGCTGGAGCCGTTGACCGACAGAACACGCAGGGTGATGTCGTCTCCGATTGAAATCAACTCACCGACCACACGGCTGAGTACAAGCATGGGATTCATCCTTCAGGACTGGCAAACCCTGAAGATGCGCGGCTTACAGCGTCTTCACAATCCACGACGAGCAAATCAGTCTTGCCCTACAGCTGCCCACGCCCGCAGCTGTCAGACGCTTCGCACAAAAGCCTCAGGCGGCGGAAAAGCGCGGCCCGAACAGAATGATGCTGGCACCGACCACGCACAGCGCCATGCCGATCCAGTCCGAGCCCAGCGGACGCACGCGCTCGACCACCGCCAGCCAGCCAATTGACGCAACGATGTAGATTCCGCCATACGCGGCATAGGCGCGCCCGGCGTAGGCCGCTTCAACACGGGTCAGCAATAGCGCGAACAGGGTCAGGCTGAGCAACGCGGGAATCACCCATAACGCACTCTTGCCCTGGCGCAGCCACATGTAGAAGGCAAAACAGCCGGCGATTTCAAACAGCGCCGCAAGGAAGAACCACAAGTAATTGAGCATGGAGGCGTCTCGACAGGGTGACCGTGGCGGCCACCCTAACGACGCGGCGGG
This window contains:
- a CDS encoding YnfA family protein, with protein sequence MLNYLWFFLAALFEIAGCFAFYMWLRQGKSALWVIPALLSLTLFALLLTRVEAAYAGRAYAAYGGIYIVASIGWLAVVERVRPLGSDWIGMALCVVGASIILFGPRFSAA
- a CDS encoding YheU family protein — translated: MLIPHDALEVDTLTRLIEDFVTRDGTDNGDDTPLETRVLRVRQALTKGQALIVFDPESEQCQLMLKHDVPKHLFD
- the csrA gene encoding carbon storage regulator CsrA — translated: MLVLSRVVGELISIGDDITLRVLSVNGSSVRFGVEAPKKVHVHRAEVYDRIKRKEAAAKAG
- a CDS encoding osmoprotectant NAGGN system M42 family peptidase gives rise to the protein MTTQIPEPDLAYLQKVLLEMLAIPSPTGFTDTIVRYVAERLEELGIPFEMTRRGTIRATLKGKKSSPDRAVSAHLDTIGAAVRAVKDNGRLTLAPVGCWSSRFAEGSRVSLFTDTGVIRGSVLPLMASGHAFNTQVDEMPISWDHVELRLDAYCATKADCESLGIHVGDVVAFDPLPEFTESGHISARHLDDKAGVAALLAALKAIVDSGQELNIDCHPLFTITEETGSGAAAALPWDVSEFVGIDIAPVAPGQHSSEHAVSVAMQDSGGPYDYHLSRHLLRLADEHELPVRRDMFRYYFSDAHSAVTAGHDIRTALLAFGCDATHGYERTHIDSLAALSRLLGAYILSPPVFASDAAPANASLDRFSHQIEHDTQMESETRVPPVDSLVGQRSDS